The proteins below are encoded in one region of Ereboglobus luteus:
- a CDS encoding FG-GAP-like repeat-containing protein — translation MKLPKTIRNLLIILVTVFVIQPAARSGYVIRCQTDYEEYCWTEYDSYIVSYYECWTEYEWVEDGEGGYYVADEYCEWVEEWVDEEREVCELVEFDDCWQEWVNEPHTVSINPNSTVTLTLGQSRTYSSAASAGSYEAENRTLTAHGIDWKAPGGSWVSESVSITTPGSTNLGALTGGMARGVSLSGVTQNSRSVTLTPTQTGTYTVRFTAQDNVGNIWHSTSHNLVVASLPELPAPAAPGFIEPQEANDYGYVDIPYSETVNYFINGQAASSHDPLIAPGYTVTVTAEPAAGYSFPSNAITSWTHTFGALPTSVAPQFIEPENGNAHGCVIIPHYASEAGSIIYRINGNTGIYEGNYYFPTGTTVTVTVEPAPGFFFPDGTVTTWTHTFGAGEPPPANSGNNAVFVSSSNIPSTMTPGQTVTVSVTMQNTGSTTWGNHSSHPYSLGSQNPQDNTTWSLRRVSVGASPVPPGDTKTFNFAITAPPVPGSYNFQWRMVQDGVEWFGASSSNATISVANAVVVPLPEPPANLAASNITTNSATITWTASSGSVSVADYLVFLDGREIGSTGNTSYALTGLEPSTAYVITVRARDAVGNVSNPGNSLTIITNSTGVTLMVTSFYLPASNVSSSLYRQLANASNSVDEMHIATAWERADDLPGMIGSEGGYISHSFQMQGMTKNGLIRDFLLQIWGGNLTYEGIVDGDHGTITKNQELEQLHRWLKNSIQNSLEGDSTAVAYTVYYDYVRDEDCDEDGNWYYGETTASEMGIDGYMVTMTGSEMVIPTPPQFINPETPNGQGCVVIPSVENIVYNIHISIPGSSDEGDDGYDDWYEDVPAGSYYYPYGTTITVSAHLPYDSETESYHFPKGSVTTEWINTFVVDGGVPGAPQEVTSLSIVASVADDLVKAANGGSITVYMGDSLKITSVATAAGWLSAHNIKGYAPGPAPFSIPYGIKTLAATATTASSLHVTTWEPLDPGTYTIYTEAFTGTSPGDQQQGVSGWPGYEGGPFGGSADKRITVNVRNNPTGSVELLDAGKTPIPLKDGAFTVTYGDTFYVRVSGSDSDGDVSQYYVSSPFPAGSSPCYTGDGYNGSKTFGPYTAKADGSFLVGGRVSDATAYNLPEPIPWGESRYGWYSSPQYTVQVTPPVFDAKFVSQSVPLEIRPNAKAEVWVTMKNTGNQPWVEDHSAGSIYSIIHGLRAQPAHTTWSVQGVSVGDMPVMPGEERTFRFTITAPQNPGNYDFQWCMSNSLRSWNSGTNPYSYFGESSDFISINVDPNAPVIPPRAPRELAVSDLTSTTATITWTAPLGDVIGYEFFRNGAVFGTTTDTTVTLTGLVPSTTYVITARALSADGTFSELSAPLSITTLDASSSEPPISPQDWAAQHGIISYDPLDGPLNDGLTYITKYNLDADPNNSHVGSSETGGTVPAIMDQVGVATQIIGSGTYVPGSTAGEFAVDKNGSATYSIPIAVTPGTAGVQPSISLEYSSANGSGIAGFGWSLAGLSSIVRGGQSELVDGQRRAIDFTYADRYYFDGQRLVAISGQDGQNGTEYRLESDNFTRVVSYGNAGQGPAWFKAWTKSGLIIELGNTTDSTQKIGNRNEILTWQVNKISDTAGNYMTFEYIFDPVSGQQVIDKIKYTGNISGGVTPYASVQFDYGDRPDVSSGYIRGAKVTSNNRLETIKVFYGSEMVRKYELAYVQRDYNNRSMLASVTESGADGMAYKPITFEYSNPPYEWEEMPTTKRPPVMLGDSSQVSQGVTFIDLDGDGRVDCVQKTKRKSANLNLSQAWLNKAGSWIEADGANGGPDYRLPNACNLFDETTGLSDTGTRFADFNGDGLIDVISLDGSVYLNTGSSFVFSTRYSLPYSTPYVQSTHLKRRRIEVMDLNGDGKPDIVSILNYNSSYTSATDTWINKGEGTDNVRGSAWQFTSEFFIPEKKYFPASDDPGVRHIDVNGDGLVDVVCHTSRDGIIEKYAWINTGSRFVSAPDYEPPMPLGVGNFFYAPEPSNSIGAEFVDLNGDGLPDYVCHYTGFTGLKNFVYLNTGAGWVQGPDSHRAPAELAYIKETGGLHYFTQRGCAFIDINGDGLPDFVNADNNIQDQNADSTVMINTGTSWTPAPATMNLPYLLVSGDKNNTGATLNDFDDDGAIDQAWRWGTGNSKGAMSNKRINPDRLVKATSSLGVSVQVTYAALTERDPDTDEPVVYDKGTGAASPRIDVTMPMHVVKTVAHDDGRGGTYDIDYRYGGLRVEPKRGLLGFDRMQVTDMRTGIRTETFYSQEYQTAGMVTRVVTTAPNGTPAGVVLNESANEFGCRAYGPGGKVYFPYVARTDQITNDLTGAEISTVTTSYEFDAYGNATSIFVDTSDTTGTHTKTTTSIFENWTGSSQSPDRWLLGRLMVSSVTTEAPGVPSQTRTSAFEYDPDTGLLTKEIIEPDSINDPSPDPTLELTTTYEYDDFGNKTKATTEGAGLDEDRVIETTYDSKGRFPEETKNAKDHTETYIYNQKLGVIEQTTGPNDIKTRWEYDGFARPVREIRAYGTGAQTETTTDYLWITDSAAPGSTYLIKTKSSGSAPAITFYDYMGRAIANWAVTPGGLDRQPRVSVTETAYDEYGRAWAQSMPHYFGDYVSWAKTYYDILSRPVTIVTPDEDAPNREVISTIEYDGLVTRTTNPLGQVEESTKNTQGQIVKRINNAGGIGVEKGEIRYTYDAYGNLLKTAVHREGGTPVETTFFYDNRGRKTRMTDPDMGTWSYEYNALGELIKQTDAKNQVTEMVYDVLGRMTRRTDDDGTVTTWTYDTAANGTGKLASLSVTDPNVTDPISTNYSESFTYDTLGRLASHTKTIDGIPYVTGQEYDQYSRPSVMTYPGGFRVKNYYDTLGVLREVRADGGTIPTSGLYRDVLPNQLFWQADSHTVAGAIDGSTYGNGLTYDAIVSPITGRTKAIVASVSAAAGGHYAINYAYLHDAIGQVTLRMDYIGNRKECFAYDGLNRLVSHTVNDNPATAVSYDALGNITEKSDVGSYYYTSGKPHAVTRAGVKNYTYDANGNQTAGADRTLEWSSANQVRKITKGGLSTTFRFGADRERIVQQHSDGTKTVYVGSAYEVVTHSGGLKEEKFHIFTPLGRTATRTVYNDGRIETRYHHQDGLGSTVAVSDEHGKIEKSFAFDPWGNRLPLVDLRTEAGGEITRGFTDHEHLDDFGLIHMNGRIFDPVLARFLSADPFIGDASNAQTFNRYSYVENNPLNATDPSGYFSFWDGLQIVMVVAVCVIVSMATYGAASPYMSAFAATVLAGAASGFAGAYISVSMAGGSPSAALKAGLRGGAVGALTAAATFGIGQYFDAGRGIWANDYANWTGRTLAHATVGGISSELQGGEFRHGFYSSAASNGIMHMGGPQSGKQAGSGGVMGFMGGSKGGVYVAARTSVAALIGGTAAAISGGKFVNGAVTSAMQHLFNAEANSVGAAKSDDVGIVKQEKDMVDVAFYDVTAKSRPVTDEFGGPVMDSNGNPIMEAGAEHFKLAAEKSGKRVVGVKSAWGMRKWLRANKGTYDSIAYFGHGNNEGAYINNRRIGNYTIRRMSSSLSSKGRLYLFCCNVSIVSVRYAIVMQPTQRLYANIGILNISSRGTIYHTDTISPKGNIYMMNYYGGKRK, via the coding sequence ATGAAGCTCCCAAAAACGATTCGGAATCTTTTAATAATCCTCGTCACGGTATTTGTCATCCAGCCTGCGGCGCGATCCGGATATGTCATCCGCTGCCAGACGGATTATGAGGAGTATTGTTGGACCGAATACGATTCCTATATTGTATCATATTACGAGTGCTGGACTGAGTATGAGTGGGTTGAGGATGGAGAGGGCGGCTATTATGTAGCGGATGAGTATTGCGAATGGGTGGAAGAATGGGTCGATGAAGAAAGGGAGGTGTGCGAATTGGTTGAATTTGATGATTGCTGGCAAGAGTGGGTGAACGAACCGCACACGGTTTCGATCAACCCAAATAGCACGGTGACGCTTACGCTTGGGCAGTCGCGCACCTATTCATCGGCGGCGTCAGCAGGATCCTACGAGGCGGAAAACCGCACGCTCACGGCGCATGGCATTGATTGGAAGGCACCGGGAGGGTCATGGGTGTCCGAGTCTGTAAGCATCACTACTCCGGGATCGACAAACTTGGGCGCGCTGACGGGCGGCATGGCAAGAGGCGTTTCCTTGAGCGGAGTGACGCAAAACTCGCGCTCGGTCACGCTCACCCCGACGCAAACGGGCACCTACACGGTGCGGTTCACCGCGCAGGACAACGTCGGCAACATCTGGCATTCAACGTCGCACAATCTGGTGGTGGCCAGTCTTCCCGAGCTTCCCGCTCCCGCAGCGCCTGGGTTTATCGAGCCCCAAGAGGCGAACGATTATGGCTATGTCGATATTCCCTACTCGGAAACGGTCAATTACTTCATCAACGGTCAGGCTGCATCTAGTCACGATCCTCTCATTGCCCCTGGATACACGGTTACTGTCACTGCCGAGCCAGCAGCAGGGTATTCTTTCCCTAGTAACGCCATCACCTCGTGGACGCATACCTTTGGCGCGCTGCCCACCTCCGTTGCACCTCAGTTTATTGAACCTGAAAACGGGAATGCCCATGGCTGCGTCATAATACCGCATTACGCCTCGGAAGCGGGAAGCATTATCTACCGTATCAACGGTAACACGGGCATCTATGAGGGCAACTATTATTTCCCCACTGGCACCACGGTTACCGTTACTGTTGAGCCGGCGCCTGGGTTTTTCTTCCCCGACGGCACCGTCACGACTTGGACGCACACCTTCGGCGCAGGTGAGCCGCCGCCGGCCAATTCCGGCAACAATGCAGTATTCGTCTCCTCAAGTAATATCCCATCAACCATGACGCCAGGGCAAACGGTCACTGTCTCCGTGACTATGCAAAACACCGGGAGCACCACTTGGGGTAATCACTCGTCGCATCCTTACAGCCTTGGCAGTCAAAACCCACAGGACAATACGACATGGAGCTTGAGGCGTGTTAGTGTGGGGGCTTCACCAGTGCCGCCTGGCGACACCAAGACATTCAACTTCGCAATTACCGCGCCTCCCGTGCCGGGCTCTTATAATTTTCAATGGCGCATGGTTCAGGACGGCGTGGAGTGGTTTGGGGCATCGTCAAGCAATGCAACCATAAGCGTGGCCAATGCCGTCGTCGTCCCGCTGCCCGAGCCGCCCGCCAATCTTGCGGCGTCAAACATAACAACCAACTCGGCAACCATAACTTGGACGGCTTCCTCGGGCAGTGTGAGCGTGGCGGATTATCTGGTCTTCCTTGATGGCAGGGAAATCGGTTCGACCGGCAATACATCATATGCGCTCACCGGACTTGAGCCGTCCACGGCGTATGTCATAACCGTGAGGGCGAGGGACGCGGTCGGCAATGTCTCCAACCCAGGCAACAGTCTTACCATTATTACCAATTCAACCGGGGTTACCCTTATGGTAACTTCGTTTTACCTGCCCGCAAGCAATGTGTCATCCTCATTATACAGGCAGCTTGCCAATGCTAGTAATAGTGTTGATGAAATGCATATCGCGACGGCGTGGGAACGGGCAGATGATTTGCCCGGCATGATTGGCAGCGAAGGCGGCTACATCTCCCATTCATTTCAAATGCAGGGAATGACAAAAAACGGGCTGATCCGGGATTTTCTCCTGCAAATTTGGGGAGGCAATCTAACATACGAAGGCATCGTTGACGGCGACCATGGCACAATAACGAAAAATCAGGAGCTTGAGCAGCTTCACAGATGGCTCAAAAACAGCATTCAAAACAGCCTCGAAGGTGACAGCACCGCCGTGGCATACACTGTGTATTATGATTATGTTCGCGACGAGGATTGTGACGAGGATGGGAACTGGTATTACGGGGAGACCACGGCATCTGAGATGGGAATCGACGGATACATGGTGACAATGACGGGATCCGAAATGGTCATTCCGACGCCTCCCCAATTTATTAATCCAGAAACTCCCAACGGCCAGGGTTGCGTTGTCATTCCGTCGGTGGAAAATATCGTTTACAACATTCATATTTCAATTCCGGGGTCTTCAGATGAAGGGGATGATGGATATGACGACTGGTATGAAGATGTGCCGGCTGGCAGTTATTATTATCCCTACGGGACTACTATCACGGTCAGCGCACATCTTCCTTATGATTCTGAAACCGAAAGTTATCATTTCCCCAAAGGGAGTGTCACCACGGAGTGGATAAACACTTTCGTTGTTGACGGCGGTGTTCCGGGGGCACCACAGGAGGTCACGTCATTGAGCATTGTGGCATCGGTGGCGGACGATCTGGTCAAGGCGGCAAATGGCGGAAGTATTACAGTGTATATGGGAGACAGTTTGAAAATAACCAGCGTTGCGACCGCCGCTGGGTGGCTGTCTGCGCATAACATCAAGGGGTATGCGCCCGGCCCCGCGCCTTTCTCCATCCCATACGGAATAAAAACGCTCGCCGCCACGGCCACCACCGCCTCATCCCTGCACGTCACAACGTGGGAGCCGCTTGATCCGGGCACTTATACAATATACACGGAGGCATTCACAGGAACTTCCCCCGGTGATCAGCAACAGGGTGTTTCCGGCTGGCCGGGGTATGAGGGAGGGCCGTTCGGCGGCTCGGCGGACAAGCGGATCACCGTCAACGTCCGCAACAATCCCACCGGCTCCGTCGAACTGCTCGATGCCGGGAAAACCCCCATACCGTTGAAAGACGGCGCGTTTACCGTTACTTATGGGGACACTTTTTATGTTCGTGTCAGCGGCAGTGACTCGGATGGCGACGTGAGCCAATATTATGTATCCTCACCGTTTCCTGCCGGAAGCAGCCCGTGTTACACCGGCGATGGATACAATGGAAGCAAGACGTTTGGCCCTTACACGGCAAAGGCCGACGGCAGCTTTTTGGTGGGAGGACGTGTTTCCGACGCGACGGCATACAACTTGCCGGAGCCAATTCCGTGGGGTGAAAGCCGTTATGGTTGGTATTCGTCGCCACAATATACAGTGCAGGTCACCCCGCCAGTTTTCGATGCAAAATTCGTGTCGCAGAGCGTGCCCTTGGAAATACGGCCCAATGCAAAGGCCGAGGTATGGGTGACGATGAAAAATACAGGCAACCAGCCGTGGGTCGAGGATCACTCTGCCGGTTCCATTTATAGTATCATTCACGGTCTTCGCGCTCAGCCAGCGCATACAACCTGGTCTGTTCAAGGAGTTAGCGTAGGTGACATGCCAGTGATGCCGGGGGAAGAAAGAACCTTTAGGTTCACAATTACCGCGCCGCAAAATCCAGGAAACTATGATTTCCAATGGTGCATGAGTAACAGCCTGAGATCGTGGAACTCCGGAACAAACCCCTACTCCTATTTTGGGGAATCTTCTGATTTTATCTCGATAAATGTGGATCCAAATGCACCTGTTATTCCGCCGCGCGCGCCCAGGGAGCTGGCTGTTTCCGACCTGACAAGCACCACGGCAACAATAACATGGACCGCTCCCCTCGGCGATGTCATTGGCTATGAATTTTTCCGCAACGGCGCGGTTTTTGGCACGACAACCGACACTACAGTTACACTCACGGGACTTGTCCCGTCGACAACCTATGTTATCACTGCGCGAGCGTTGTCTGCGGACGGAACCTTTTCCGAGCTGAGCGCCCCGCTCTCAATCACCACGCTGGATGCCAGCTCAAGTGAGCCACCCATATCTCCACAGGATTGGGCTGCCCAGCATGGCATTATCAGCTACGATCCGCTCGACGGTCCCCTTAATGATGGCCTGACCTACATTACCAAATACAATCTCGATGCCGATCCCAACAACAGCCATGTCGGGAGCAGCGAGACGGGCGGCACGGTTCCCGCCATCATGGATCAAGTTGGAGTCGCCACACAGATTATTGGCTCGGGCACGTATGTTCCCGGATCCACGGCTGGTGAGTTTGCCGTGGATAAGAATGGTTCTGCCACCTATTCCATTCCCATTGCCGTCACGCCCGGCACCGCGGGCGTGCAGCCCTCGATATCACTGGAGTATAGCAGTGCAAACGGATCGGGCATCGCGGGCTTTGGCTGGTCGCTGGCCGGCCTCTCATCCATTGTTCGCGGCGGCCAGTCCGAATTGGTTGACGGGCAGCGTCGCGCGATCGACTTTACCTACGCGGACCGGTATTATTTCGACGGGCAGCGTCTCGTGGCAATTTCCGGGCAGGATGGGCAGAATGGCACGGAATATCGCCTGGAGTCTGATAATTTTACGCGTGTTGTCTCCTACGGCAACGCGGGGCAGGGGCCCGCATGGTTCAAGGCATGGACAAAATCCGGGCTGATTATCGAACTGGGCAATACCACGGATTCCACCCAGAAAATCGGCAACCGCAATGAAATCCTGACGTGGCAGGTGAACAAAATCTCTGACACCGCCGGGAATTATATGACGTTTGAGTATATTTTTGATCCCGTTTCCGGCCAGCAGGTCATTGATAAGATCAAATACACAGGCAATATCAGCGGAGGCGTCACCCCCTATGCTTCCGTGCAGTTTGACTATGGAGACCGTCCGGATGTCAGTTCCGGGTATATCAGGGGCGCAAAGGTGACATCAAACAACCGCCTTGAAACCATCAAGGTGTTCTATGGCTCTGAAATGGTTCGCAAATACGAGCTCGCCTATGTCCAGCGCGATTACAACAACCGCTCGATGCTTGCGTCCGTGACGGAATCGGGCGCCGACGGCATGGCCTACAAGCCGATAACCTTTGAATACTCCAATCCGCCCTATGAATGGGAGGAAATGCCGACGACTAAGCGCCCGCCGGTGATGCTTGGAGACTCCTCGCAGGTTTCGCAAGGAGTGACATTTATAGACCTTGATGGCGACGGGCGGGTGGATTGTGTTCAGAAAACGAAAAGAAAATCGGCAAATCTAAATCTAAGCCAGGCATGGCTCAACAAAGCTGGCAGTTGGATTGAGGCTGACGGTGCCAATGGAGGGCCAGACTATAGGCTGCCAAACGCATGCAATCTTTTTGATGAAACCACGGGCCTGTCCGACACCGGCACGCGTTTTGCCGATTTCAATGGCGATGGATTGATTGATGTGATATCACTCGACGGTAGTGTTTACCTCAATACCGGCAGCAGTTTTGTTTTTAGCACCCGGTATTCTTTGCCCTATAGCACTCCGTATGTTCAGTCGACCCACCTCAAGCGCAGGCGCATTGAGGTGATGGATCTTAACGGCGATGGCAAGCCCGACATCGTTTCGATACTAAATTACAATAGTTCCTATACCAGTGCCACGGACACATGGATCAACAAGGGCGAAGGAACGGATAATGTCCGTGGTTCCGCTTGGCAGTTTACATCCGAGTTTTTTATTCCAGAAAAGAAATATTTTCCGGCAAGTGACGATCCTGGTGTCAGGCATATTGATGTGAACGGAGACGGGCTGGTTGATGTCGTATGCCATACTAGCCGCGACGGAATAATTGAAAAGTATGCATGGATCAATACTGGCAGTCGTTTTGTCAGCGCGCCGGACTACGAGCCGCCCATGCCGCTGGGTGTCGGTAACTTTTTCTATGCCCCCGAACCCAGCAATTCCATTGGGGCGGAATTTGTCGATTTAAATGGCGACGGCCTGCCGGATTATGTCTGCCACTACACCGGCTTTACTGGCCTCAAGAATTTTGTTTATCTCAATACTGGGGCAGGCTGGGTCCAGGGGCCTGATTCGCATCGTGCCCCGGCGGAACTTGCTTATATCAAAGAGACGGGAGGGCTGCACTACTTCACGCAGCGCGGCTGCGCTTTTATCGACATCAACGGTGACGGGCTCCCTGATTTTGTGAACGCGGATAATAACATTCAGGACCAGAACGCGGATAGCACGGTCATGATTAACACAGGCACAAGCTGGACGCCGGCTCCGGCAACCATGAATCTGCCTTACCTTCTTGTCTCCGGGGACAAGAACAATACCGGCGCCACATTAAATGACTTCGACGATGATGGCGCCATCGATCAGGCGTGGCGCTGGGGCACTGGCAACTCAAAAGGCGCCATGTCCAACAAACGGATAAATCCCGACAGGCTCGTCAAGGCCACCAGCAGCCTTGGCGTTTCCGTCCAAGTAACCTACGCCGCGCTGACCGAACGCGACCCGGACACAGATGAACCTGTTGTCTATGACAAAGGCACCGGCGCAGCCTCCCCGCGGATTGATGTCACCATGCCCATGCATGTTGTCAAAACCGTCGCGCATGACGACGGTCGCGGCGGCACCTACGACATTGATTACCGCTACGGCGGTTTGCGTGTGGAACCGAAACGTGGATTGCTTGGTTTCGACCGGATGCAGGTCACCGACATGCGCACCGGTATCAGGACGGAAACCTTCTACAGCCAGGAATACCAGACCGCCGGCATGGTCACCCGCGTCGTTACCACGGCGCCAAACGGCACTCCGGCAGGTGTTGTGCTCAATGAGAGCGCCAATGAGTTCGGTTGTCGCGCTTATGGCCCGGGCGGCAAAGTGTATTTCCCATACGTGGCGAGGACAGACCAGATAACCAACGATCTCACCGGTGCGGAAATATCCACTGTCACGACAAGCTATGAATTTGACGCCTATGGCAACGCCACCTCGATATTTGTCGACACTTCGGATACAACGGGAACCCACACCAAAACCACAACCAGCATTTTTGAGAATTGGACGGGATCGTCACAATCGCCTGACCGCTGGCTGCTCGGACGCCTCATGGTCAGCAGTGTCACCACCGAGGCGCCAGGTGTTCCGAGCCAGACGCGCACCTCCGCATTTGAATACGATCCGGACACCGGCTTGCTCACCAAGGAAATCATCGAGCCGGACAGCATCAATGATCCGTCGCCCGATCCAACGCTGGAGCTTACCACGACCTATGAATATGATGATTTCGGAAACAAAACCAAAGCCACAACCGAAGGCGCCGGCCTTGATGAAGATCGTGTCATCGAGACAACATATGATTCGAAAGGCCGTTTCCCAGAGGAGACTAAGAACGCCAAGGACCACACCGAGACTTACATCTACAATCAAAAACTCGGTGTCATCGAGCAAACCACCGGCCCGAACGACATTAAAACCAGATGGGAATACGATGGCTTTGCCCGCCCTGTGAGGGAAATTCGCGCCTACGGCACTGGCGCCCAAACAGAAACCACCACTGATTACCTGTGGATCACCGACTCCGCCGCCCCCGGATCGACCTATCTGATAAAAACCAAGTCATCCGGCTCCGCGCCTGCCATCACCTTTTACGATTACATGGGGCGCGCCATTGCCAACTGGGCGGTCACCCCCGGTGGTTTGGACAGGCAGCCTCGCGTGTCCGTCACCGAGACAGCCTACGACGAATACGGGCGCGCATGGGCTCAATCCATGCCCCACTACTTCGGCGATTATGTCTCCTGGGCCAAAACCTACTACGATATTCTGAGCCGCCCGGTAACCATTGTCACGCCCGACGAGGACGCGCCCAACCGCGAAGTCATAAGCACGATTGAATACGACGGTCTTGTCACCCGCACCACCAATCCCCTCGGCCAAGTCGAGGAATCGACCAAGAACACCCAGGGGCAGATTGTGAAGCGCATCAACAACGCGGGCGGCATCGGCGTTGAAAAAGGCGAAATCCGCTACACCTACGACGCCTACGGCAATCTCCTCAAAACCGCCGTTCACCGTGAAGGCGGCACACCGGTCGAGACCACTTTCTTTTACGATAATCGAGGGCGCAAAACCAGAATGACCGACCCCGACATGGGCACATGGTCCTATGAATACAACGCCCTCGGCGAACTCATCAAGCAAACCGACGCCAAGAATCAAGTCACCGAAATGGTTTATGATGTGCTCGGGCGCATGACCCGGCGCACCGATGATGACGGCACCGTCACCACGTGGACTTACGACACTGCCGCAAACGGCACGGGCAAACTCGCCTCTCTCTCGGTGACAGACCCCAACGTAACAGATCCCATCTCGACCAATTATTCCGAGTCCTTCACCTACGACACGCTGGGGCGCCTCGCAAGCCACACCAAGACCATAGATGGCATCCCCTACGTTACAGGCCAGGAATATGACCAATACAGCCGCCCGTCCGTGATGACCTATCCGGGCGGTTTCCGTGTGAAAAACTACTATGACACCCTTGGTGTCCTCAGGGAAGTTCGCGCCGACGGCGGCACGATTCCCACAAGCGGCCTCTACCGCGACGTCCTGCCCAACCAGCTCTTCTGGCAGGCCGATTCCCATACCGTTGCCGGCGCCATCGACGGTTCCACCTACGGCAACGGCCTTACCTATGATGCCATTGTCAGCCCGATAACCGGCCGCACAAAAGCCATTGTCGCCAGTGTGAGCGCGGCCGCCGGCGGCCATTATGCCATCAATTACGCCTACCTGCACGACGCCATCGGGCAGGTGACCCTTCGCATGGATTATATTGGCAACCGGAAGGAGTGCTTTGCCTACGACGGGCTCAACCGCCTCGTCTCCCACACTGTGAACGACAACCCCGCGACCGCCGTCTCCTACGACGCCCTAGGCAATATTACCGAAAAGTCCGATGTCGGGAGCTATTATTACACATCAGGCAAACCGCACGCCGTCACCCGGGCGGGCGTGAAAAATTACACCTACGATGCCAACGGAAACCAGACCGCCGGCGCGGATCGCACTCTGGAATGGTCGTCGGCAAACCAAGTCAGGAAAATCACCAAGGGCGGCCTTTCCACCACCTTCCGCTTCGGCGCCGACCGCGAGCGCATCGTGCAGCAGCACAGTGACGGCACAAAAACCGTCTATGTCGGCTCCGCCTACGAGGTTGTCACGCATTCCGGCGGGCTGAAAGAGGAAAAATTCCACATCTTCACCCCGCTTGGCCGCACGGCCACGCGCACCGTGTATAACGACGGCAGGATAGAAACCCGCTATCACCATCAGGACGGCCTCGGCTCCACCGTGGCCGTGAGCGACGAGCACGGTAAAATTGAAAAAAGTTTTGCCTTCGATCCTTGGGGCAACCGCCTGCCGCTGGTCGATCTGCGCACGGAAGCCGGCGGTGAAATCACACGCGGCTTCACCGACCACGAGCATCTGGACGACTTCGGCCTCATCCACATGAACGGGCGTATTTTCGACCCCGTTTTGGCACGCTTCCTCTCGGCGGATCCGTTCATTGGGGATGCGAGCAACGCGCAGACCTTTAATCGTTATAGCTACGTGGAAAACAATCCGCTCAACGCCACCGACCCGAGCGGATATTTTTCGTTTTGGGACGGGTTGCAGATTGTCATGGTTGTGGCTGTTTGTGTCATCGTCTCAATGGCGACATACGGAGCCGCATCCCCATACATGTCCGCATTTGCAGCCACTGTGCTGGCTGGTGCTGCAAGTGGTTTTGCAGGGGCCTATATCAGTGTGAGCATGGCTGGCGGCAGTCCTAGTGCTGCGCTCAAAGCGGGACTGAGAGGCGGAGCTGTAGGTGCGCTGACTGCCGCGGCGACGTTCGGCATAGGCCAATACTTTGATGCCGGACGGGGAATATGGGCAAATGATTATGCAAATTGGACGGGCCGCACGTTGGCCCATGCCACGGTCGGCGGCATATCATCGGAATTGCAGGGGGGTGAATTCCGGCATGGATTCTATTCCTCGGCGGCGTCCAATGGCATCATGCACATGGGCGGACCTCAAAGCGGGAAGCAGGCTGGGTCGGGAGGAGTGATGGGGTTCATGGGCGGAAGCAAGGGAGGTGTGTATGTCGCCGCCAGAACATCCGTTGCCGCCCTTATCGGCGGCACCGCGGCGGCGATAAGCGGAGGGAAATTCGTCAACGGCGCGGTTACCAGCGCGATGCAGCATTTGTTTAACGCGGAGGCAAATAGTGTTGGTGCAGCTAAGAGCGATGATGTAGGAATTGTAAAACAAGAAAAAGACATGGTCGATGTTGCTTTTTATGATGTCACTGCTAAATCTAGACCAGTTACTGATGAATTTGGAGGACCTGTTATGGACTCTAATGGAAACCCAATAATGGAGGCTGGGGCCGAACACTTTAAGCTAGCAGCAGAAAAAAGTGGAAAGAGGGTAGTGGGCGTGAAGTCTGCTTGGGGTATGCGCAAATGGCTGAGAGCCAACAAAGGCACATATGATTCTATCGCATACTTCGGGCATGGCAACAATGAAGGTGCTTATATAAACAATAGACGTATTGGAAACTATACCATAAGGCGAATGTCCTCTAGTCTTTCCAGTAAAGGGAGGTTGTATTTATTTTGTTGCAATGTCTCTATTGTTTCGGTGCGTTATGCTATTGTGATGCAGCCAACGCAAAGATTGTATGCAAACATAGGAATATTAAATATATCGAGCCGAGGCACTATTTACCATACTGACACCATATCTCCGAAAGGGAACATATACATGATGAACTATTACGGGGGAAAAAGAAAATGA